The window CGCGCTGGAGAGCCCGGCGATCACGGAGGCGCCGCGCTGGAGGCGGGTGGAGACGGAGAGCTTCGGCGCCGACACGCTGGTCACGCTCGCACGGGAGTAGGGGTGTTCACGGGGATCGTGGTAGAGGTCGGCACCATCCAGGACGTGCGCGAGGAAGGCAACGGCGTCGTCTGCACCATTTCCTGCCAGGCGGTGCTGGACGGGCTGGGGCTGGGCGACAGCGTGGCCATCGACGGCGCCTGCCTGACGGTGACGTCGATCCTGGACCACGCCTTCACCGTGCAGGCGGTGGGGACCACGCTGGGACGGACGACGTTCGGGGGATTCGAGGCCGGGCGGCGGGTGAACCTGGAGCGCGCGCTCTCGCTCGGCCAGCGCCTCGGCGGGCACATCGTGCAGGGCCACGTGGACGGATTGGGAGAGGTGATCTCCATCCGCCGCGAGGAAGAGCTGGTGCTGATCGACTTCCGCATGCCCGCGGACGTGGCGTCGGTCACGGTGCTGCACGGCTCCATCACGCTGAACGGCATCTCGCTCACGGTGAACGCGCTCCCGGCGCCCGACGTCTGCCAGGTGTCCATCATCCCCTTCACCTGGGAGCACACGAATCTCGCGGAGCTGAGCGAGGGCGACGCGGTGAACCTGGAGGGCGACACCATCGGCAAGTACGTGCGCCACCTGCTGGGGATGCCGGCCGCGCAGTCCATCGGCGGCGCGGCCGAGCCGGAGCACGTGATGAAGGCGTGGGGGTACTGAAAAGAAGTG of the Longimicrobium sp. genome contains:
- a CDS encoding riboflavin synthase; the protein is MFTGIVVEVGTIQDVREEGNGVVCTISCQAVLDGLGLGDSVAIDGACLTVTSILDHAFTVQAVGTTLGRTTFGGFEAGRRVNLERALSLGQRLGGHIVQGHVDGLGEVISIRREEELVLIDFRMPADVASVTVLHGSITLNGISLTVNALPAPDVCQVSIIPFTWEHTNLAELSEGDAVNLEGDTIGKYVRHLLGMPAAQSIGGAAEPEHVMKAWGY